Proteins co-encoded in one Candidatus Stoquefichus sp. SB1 genomic window:
- a CDS encoding CheR family methyltransferase, with product MIRLTDQEFQHICQFMSSEYGINLTKKRVLIEYRLMNTLNKYGVTNFKDYFQILFKDKSGKMIEEFVNKITTNYTYFMREEAHFEFIVKNILPQLDPQRRFQIWIAGCSSGQECYTLAMYLEDYRRKGYLLPPIDIIGSDISMKVLEMAKKAEYPIEAIERIPAKWRLHYCVIAPDGKTFQIRNIIKNQIKFRAHNLMEPFAKRTFDLIMCRNVLIYFDEPSRKQIYHHFAQSLKPKGYLILGHAEMVTQGNEDFDYLRSSIYRLKGT from the coding sequence ATGATTAGATTAACAGATCAAGAGTTTCAACACATATGTCAATTTATGAGTAGTGAATATGGAATTAATCTTACAAAAAAAAGAGTTTTAATTGAGTATCGTTTAATGAATACATTGAATAAATATGGCGTTACAAATTTTAAAGATTATTTTCAAATTCTTTTTAAAGATAAAAGTGGGAAGATGATTGAAGAATTTGTGAATAAAATAACAACGAATTATACATATTTCATGCGAGAAGAGGCTCACTTTGAATTTATTGTCAAAAATATTTTACCACAGTTAGATCCTCAGCGAAGATTTCAAATATGGATTGCTGGGTGCTCAAGTGGACAGGAGTGTTATACATTAGCGATGTATTTAGAAGATTATCGCAGGAAAGGTTATCTTCTACCACCTATTGATATCATCGGAAGTGATATTAGTATGAAGGTATTAGAGATGGCGAAAAAAGCGGAATATCCGATTGAGGCAATAGAACGAATACCAGCCAAATGGCGATTACATTATTGTGTTATAGCACCTGATGGAAAAACTTTTCAAATAAGAAATATTATAAAAAATCAAATCAAGTTTAGAGCACATAACTTAATGGAACCTTTTGCAAAACGAACATTTGATTTGATTATGTGTCGTAACGTCCTTATTTATTTTGATGAACCATCACGTAAACAAATTTATCATCATTTTGCTCAAAGTTTAAAACCAAAGGGTTATCTCATTTTAGGACATGCAGAGATGGTAACACAAGGGAATGAAGATTTTGACTATTTAAGATCTTCAATATATCGTTTGAAAGGAACGTGA
- a CDS encoding CheB methylesterase domain-containing protein, protein MNKQHIILYQKNVMHPKYISTILFNDQDIILYIVKNNEALKERLKLYQIDCILYECDFLTKENMIDINMLEKLSIPYLLVVEKIAENINIDKQKVIFKPQEFSVHNVYTNQLIVRIKSLYPQKRVQPKLVGTISQNVIGIGASTGGPHAILEILKQLPNTMPGIVIVQHMTDSNTISFVQYLESHCDLKVKVAIEDEVIKDGVVYVAKQKQHLIIQKEIQGYSLHYQNGEKVNCVCPSIDVFFDSMAQQVGEKAIGILLTGMGSDGASGLKKLKEKGALTIIQDKESSEMESMPQEAKRLKAHCRELSLSTISGYLIQYFHKERSSENNGNK, encoded by the coding sequence ATGAATAAACAACATATCATTCTCTATCAGAAGAATGTCATGCATCCCAAGTATATATCAACTATCCTTTTCAATGATCAGGACATTATTCTGTATATTGTCAAAAACAATGAAGCGTTGAAAGAACGCTTAAAACTTTATCAGATAGATTGTATTTTATATGAGTGTGATTTTCTAACAAAAGAAAATATGATTGATATAAATATGCTTGAAAAACTTTCTATTCCTTATTTATTGGTTGTTGAAAAAATTGCTGAAAATATAAACATTGATAAACAAAAAGTCATTTTTAAACCACAAGAATTTTCTGTACATAATGTTTATACAAATCAACTTATTGTCAGAATAAAATCACTCTATCCCCAAAAAAGAGTACAACCTAAACTAGTAGGAACAATAAGTCAAAATGTCATTGGAATTGGAGCATCAACCGGTGGACCACATGCTATTTTAGAAATACTCAAACAATTACCAAATACAATGCCTGGTATTGTGATTGTTCAGCACATGACTGATTCCAATACAATTTCCTTTGTTCAATATTTAGAAAGTCATTGTGATTTAAAAGTAAAAGTTGCAATAGAAGATGAAGTGATTAAAGATGGTGTTGTTTATGTAGCAAAACAAAAACAGCATCTTATTATTCAAAAAGAAATACAGGGATATTCTCTACATTATCAAAATGGTGAAAAAGTGAATTGTGTTTGTCCTTCTATTGATGTTTTCTTTGATTCTATGGCTCAACAGGTTGGTGAAAAGGCTATTGGAATTTTATTAACAGGGATGGGGAGTGATGGAGCAAGTGGTTTAAAGAAATTAAAAGAAAAAGGGGCTTTAACAATTATTCAAGATAAAGAAAGTAGTGAAATGGAGAGTATGCCTCAAGAAGCAAAACGATTAAAAGCACATTGTAGAGAACTTTCTTTATCTACAATAAGTGGTTATTTAATACAGTATTTTCATAAAGAGAGGAGCAGTGAAAATAATGGAAACAAATAA